In Rhodococcus sp. OK302, one genomic interval encodes:
- a CDS encoding MCE family protein → MNWLTVKHPARAGIVCILVVIGIVLAALAVPQLILKVKTNEFHAQFATAAGLSPDDPVNVAGVPSGVVTSLSVRGNSVDVAFRLDNGVTLGEDSRADIKISTLLGRRSLDITPEGSRSLPSGSSIAIENTSVPFTLDDLGRGAGTTADNLDLQQLRNMLTVVSDTSPDDPELIRRSLDSITTLSVVVTDNDDAVRSLLTGAQQTTATLVEQKETLETLLGNADLVMATIADRREVLNSLIRDLNQLTTTAAQFLGENQPLVDSVLADVHDVTAVLAENEQSLTTLLENFAPSVRYVTNATGNGNWLDLNSPSTLIPDNWLCVVGLVQGCR, encoded by the coding sequence ATGAACTGGCTCACCGTCAAACATCCGGCTCGCGCCGGAATCGTCTGCATCCTCGTGGTTATCGGAATCGTTCTGGCAGCACTAGCTGTGCCCCAACTGATCCTGAAGGTGAAGACAAACGAGTTCCACGCTCAGTTTGCCACTGCAGCTGGTCTCTCACCCGACGATCCAGTCAATGTCGCGGGTGTTCCGAGTGGCGTCGTGACGTCACTGTCGGTGCGCGGCAACTCCGTCGACGTCGCGTTCCGACTCGACAACGGCGTCACTCTCGGTGAAGATTCGCGGGCCGACATCAAGATCTCGACTCTGCTGGGCCGACGCTCACTCGACATCACCCCCGAAGGTTCGCGTTCGCTGCCGTCCGGCAGTTCCATCGCGATCGAGAACACCAGCGTCCCCTTCACCCTCGACGATCTCGGCCGCGGCGCAGGAACGACCGCGGACAACCTTGATCTGCAACAACTTCGGAACATGCTGACCGTGGTCTCCGATACTTCCCCGGACGATCCCGAATTGATCCGACGGTCCCTCGACAGCATCACTACCCTCTCCGTGGTTGTCACCGACAACGACGACGCCGTTCGCTCACTCCTGACCGGGGCACAGCAGACCACCGCCACTTTGGTCGAGCAGAAAGAAACCCTGGAAACCCTACTGGGAAACGCCGATCTCGTGATGGCAACGATCGCAGACCGTCGGGAGGTGTTGAACTCACTTATCCGCGATCTGAATCAATTGACCACCACGGCAGCACAATTCCTCGGAGAGAACCAACCGCTGGTCGATTCCGTCCTGGCCGACGTTCATGACGTGACCGCAGTCCTCGCAGAGAACGAGCAATCATTGACGACGCTGCTGGAGAACTTCGCCCCGAGCGTTCGGTACGTCACCAACGCAACGGGTAACGGAAACTGGCTGGACCTCAACTCCCCGTCCACGCTCATTCCGGACAACTGGTTGTGCGTCGTGGGACTTGTACAGGG